A genomic region of Flavobacteriales bacterium contains the following coding sequences:
- a CDS encoding PrsW family intramembrane metalloprotease: MKRKIKLYLFTGCLVLLPFLATHFFVPNKEFNSTKEKFEFTQAYLSGVTACQSYAEILFIDSLNGPCQFAFIKEWIDADRKDRQYMEFNLLRENKFPIEKDLSWRKSKNLIYRNHGLFGRAVLDYYTDRSVDTKLFLDSINKVDFPGKNLLRGMMAMDEKNNSQAENYFLKELENNQYTQETLRNLYRLYRHNYNYDGITSLLKNSELINFISPTEERHLHLIQKNYGAYFLSIPKHIYKGSSIIILCSALLVMLTWLIYLGYLNKLVTISTSLIIIPFFITSIAIIPCIVIYDLQSLIGFHFSNSFISDLIYSIIGIGFIEELTKISPIILILIFKPKWLNKPIDFMVVATASALAFSFLENIMYFSKYGLEIISSRAIICVLGHITYSSIAVYGLILYKFKLPTKQGYLEPLSFFLLGCTIHGIYDFGLIYDQSAFLFLSVLAEIAGLIFWIKALNNALNNSGAYENHKKANLETLNISLISMFCVFLFIEYFIYSIVYGPSSSIYVLKEAAINGMYIIPFLAYQISRLDISPGGWDSIFINKDRKVYNLIDILDKEYALSILDENSSLKTILPCTGKIVKRVAIRNSRNWFLFETELSTEPSIRFLLKLKDNNFDFNNKDVVTYVRRVHSKTTLGKEPLPISQFPFVDWGVINIINE; the protein is encoded by the coding sequence ATGAAAAGAAAAATTAAATTATACCTTTTTACTGGTTGTCTAGTCTTATTACCGTTTCTGGCTACGCATTTCTTTGTGCCAAACAAGGAATTTAATTCCACGAAAGAAAAATTTGAATTCACTCAAGCCTATCTTTCAGGAGTTACGGCATGCCAATCCTATGCTGAAATATTATTCATAGATTCTCTCAATGGCCCTTGTCAATTTGCCTTTATCAAAGAATGGATAGACGCCGATAGAAAAGATCGTCAGTATATGGAATTCAATTTATTACGTGAGAATAAATTTCCTATAGAAAAAGATCTTTCCTGGCGTAAGTCAAAAAATCTTATTTATAGAAACCATGGTCTTTTTGGCAGAGCTGTACTGGACTACTACACAGATCGATCTGTTGATACCAAATTATTTCTTGATTCAATAAATAAGGTAGATTTTCCAGGTAAAAATTTACTTAGAGGAATGATGGCAATGGATGAAAAAAATAATAGCCAAGCCGAAAACTATTTTCTTAAAGAGCTCGAAAATAATCAATACACACAAGAAACATTAAGAAACCTGTATCGTCTATATCGGCACAATTACAACTACGACGGTATTACTTCTCTTTTAAAAAATTCAGAATTAATAAATTTCATCTCACCTACCGAGGAAAGACATTTGCATTTAATTCAAAAAAATTACGGCGCATATTTCTTATCGATCCCAAAACACATTTATAAAGGATCGTCGATTATTATTTTGTGTAGTGCCTTATTGGTTATGCTTACCTGGCTCATCTACCTTGGATATTTAAATAAACTTGTTACCATTTCTACTTCCTTGATTATCATTCCATTTTTCATCACAAGTATTGCTATTATACCTTGTATTGTTATTTATGATCTGCAGAGTTTAATCGGTTTCCATTTTTCAAATTCATTTATAAGTGATCTTATTTATTCAATAATCGGAATTGGATTTATCGAGGAACTTACCAAGATTTCTCCGATCATTCTCATACTAATTTTTAAACCCAAATGGTTAAACAAGCCAATCGATTTCATGGTTGTTGCAACTGCTTCTGCACTTGCCTTTTCCTTTCTTGAAAACATAATGTATTTCTCAAAATATGGTCTAGAAATAATAAGTTCACGCGCAATAATATGCGTACTTGGCCATATTACATATAGTTCAATAGCAGTATATGGCTTAATCCTCTATAAATTTAAACTGCCTACAAAACAAGGTTATTTAGAGCCGTTATCTTTTTTCCTTTTAGGTTGTACCATCCATGGGATATACGATTTTGGACTTATTTATGACCAATCGGCCTTCTTGTTTCTTAGCGTCCTTGCAGAAATTGCCGGATTAATATTTTGGATAAAAGCCCTGAACAATGCACTTAACAATTCTGGTGCCTACGAAAACCATAAGAAAGCAAACCTTGAAACCCTAAATATTTCACTAATAAGTATGTTTTGTGTATTTCTATTTATAGAATATTTTATTTATTCAATAGTATATGGCCCCTCGTCGTCTATATATGTTTTAAAGGAAGCGGCCATTAATGGAATGTATATAATACCCTTTTTAGCATATCAGATAAGTAGATTAGATATATCTCCTGGAGGTTGGGATTCAATTTTTATCAATAAGGATCGAAAAGTGTACAATCTTATCGATATTCTTGACAAAGAATACGCGTTATCAATTCTTGACGAAAACAGTTCACTAAAAACCATTTTACCATGTACAGGAAAAATTGTGAAAAGAGTAGCTATCAGAAATAGTAGAAATTGGTTTTTATTCGAAACCGAATTATCAACGGAGCCTTCAATCCGTTTTTTACTCAAGCTAAAGGATAACAATTTTGATTTCAATAATAAGGATGTAGTAACCTATGTCCGGCGAGTTCACTCCAAAACAACGCTTGGAAAAGAACCCTTACCCATTTCCCAATTCCCTTTCGTTGATTGGGGAGTAATAAATATTATAAATGAATAA
- a CDS encoding aspartate-semialdehyde dehydrogenase, with protein MKIAVVGATGLVGGQMLKVLEERNFPITELLLVASERSVGKKMTYRGEEYTVIGLQTAVDAKADIAIFSAGGSTSEEWAPKFAEAGTTVVDNSSAWRMDPTKKLIVPEVNATELAKEDKIIANPNCSTIQLIMALAPLHNKYGIKRAIISTYQSITGTGVAAVQQMEDERNGIEGDKVYPYQIDKNCLAQCDVFTDNGYTKEEMKLTNETKKILGDDTIAVAATAVRVPVVGGHSESVNVEFKEDFDIDEVRQILSDFPGVIVEDDTANLVYPMPINSHNRDEVFVGRLRRDFTNPNTLNMWIVADNLRKGAATNAVQIAEYLNANGLA; from the coding sequence ATGAAAATAGCTGTTGTAGGTGCCACTGGATTAGTAGGCGGACAAATGTTAAAAGTATTAGAGGAAAGAAACTTCCCAATTACTGAGTTATTATTAGTTGCTTCTGAGCGATCAGTTGGTAAGAAGATGACATATAGAGGTGAAGAATATACCGTTATTGGTCTTCAAACTGCGGTGGATGCAAAAGCGGATATCGCAATATTCTCTGCTGGAGGTTCTACTTCAGAAGAATGGGCTCCTAAATTTGCTGAGGCTGGGACTACTGTTGTAGATAACTCAAGCGCGTGGAGAATGGATCCAACAAAAAAATTAATTGTTCCTGAGGTAAATGCTACTGAGCTTGCTAAAGAGGATAAAATTATTGCAAACCCAAACTGTTCTACAATTCAGTTGATAATGGCTTTAGCTCCTCTTCATAATAAATATGGTATTAAAAGAGCAATCATCTCTACTTATCAGTCAATTACTGGAACTGGAGTTGCAGCAGTTCAGCAAATGGAAGATGAAAGAAATGGTATAGAAGGTGATAAAGTATATCCTTATCAAATCGACAAAAATTGTTTAGCACAATGTGATGTATTTACGGATAACGGATACACGAAAGAGGAAATGAAGTTGACAAACGAAACAAAGAAGATTCTTGGTGATGATACAATCGCTGTAGCTGCTACTGCCGTTAGAGTTCCTGTTGTAGGTGGTCATTCAGAATCTGTAAATGTTGAGTTTAAAGAAGATTTCGATATTGACGAGGTTAGACAAATATTATCTGATTTTCCTGGCGTTATCGTTGAAGATGATACGGCTAATTTGGTTTACCCAATGCCAATTAACTCACACAACAGAGATGAGGTATTTGTAGGTAGATTAAGAAGAGATTTTACAAACCCAAATACATTGAACATGTGGATCGTTGCAGATAACCTTAGAAAAGGTGCAGCTACTAACGCTGTTCAAATTGCAGAATACCTTAATGCAAATGGGTTGGCATAA
- a CDS encoding RluA family pseudouridine synthase has translation MAVEIHVVSKLNSPIRIQEYGVGIFEYVPTKSALKKALKKQFITVNDELANTATFILGGESIKLSIPENEAQKRKLIFPLKVIYEDEHLAVIHKPAGILVSGNSFKTIAKALPQNIKRSNLSDATRPQPVHRLDYATTGILLIGKTKSSIRSLNKLFEDKLIKKTYFAITIGTIKSSGQIALDVDDKPAVTKYSTINSVQSKRFDQLNLLELLPQTGRRHQLRKHLSSIGNSILGDKDYGMEGLILNGKGMYLHAYSLNFIHPFTKDAVSFIDDLPERFQKIFPED, from the coding sequence ATGGCGGTCGAAATTCACGTAGTTTCTAAGTTAAACTCTCCCATCCGTATTCAAGAATATGGGGTCGGAATATTTGAATATGTCCCAACAAAGTCTGCCCTAAAGAAGGCACTCAAAAAACAATTTATAACAGTTAATGATGAACTGGCAAACACAGCAACCTTTATATTAGGAGGAGAATCAATAAAGCTTTCTATTCCTGAAAACGAAGCTCAGAAACGAAAACTCATCTTCCCACTAAAAGTAATCTACGAAGACGAACACTTAGCCGTAATTCACAAGCCAGCCGGTATTCTCGTAAGTGGGAATAGCTTTAAAACCATTGCCAAGGCATTACCTCAAAATATCAAACGGAGCAATCTATCCGATGCTACCAGACCTCAACCAGTCCATCGATTAGATTATGCCACTACGGGGATATTATTGATAGGGAAAACGAAAAGTAGTATACGGTCTCTGAACAAATTATTCGAAGACAAGCTTATTAAAAAAACATATTTTGCTATTACCATAGGTACTATAAAATCCAGTGGACAAATTGCTTTGGATGTCGACGACAAACCCGCTGTTACCAAGTACTCTACCATAAATTCTGTTCAATCCAAACGATTCGATCAATTAAACCTTTTAGAACTTCTTCCTCAAACGGGAAGAAGGCACCAACTACGTAAGCACCTCTCTTCCATCGGTAATTCAATTCTAGGAGATAAAGATTATGGAATGGAAGGTCTAATATTAAATGGAAAAGGCATGTACCTCCATGCCTATTCACTGAATTTTATTCATCCTTTTACAAAGGATGCCGTTAGCTTTATCGATGATCTTCCAGAACGATTTCAAAAGATATTTCCAGAGGATTAA